A region of the Mesoterricola sediminis genome:
CCGGCCGCGTGGAAGGGGTCTTCCGCATCGACGAGTGCCTGGAGATCCACGGCACCGGCATCGTCGAGGGCGAGGTGGAGCTGGGCTCCCTCGTCGTGGACGAGGGCGGCACCCTCCAGGGCAATTGCACCCGCCGGGGCGTCGCCCGGGCGTCCGAGGCCACCCCCGAACCCGTTCCCGCCGCGCCCGCCCTGGCCCCCGTGCCGGCGCCCGCCACCGCCCCGGCGGCGGCCACGCCCGCGCCCCTGCCGCTGCCCCCGCCTGGCCCCGGCCGCAACCTGGAGCCCGTGCTGGACCGCCCCTTCCCGCCCCTCAACGGCACCAGCGGTGCCCTGGACCATGGCTTCGCCAAGGGCCTGGAGCCCAAGCTCGGCCGCTAGCACCAGCCGGGTAAGAAGCCGAGCCTAGGCCCCGGCGCCGCCTACAGAACCTGCCCGGTTCAGCGGGCGGGTCGGAAGGCCGCGCGCTGGACCGGGCAACGAACGAGGCGCCGCGGAACCCCGCGGCGCGCCCCGTCAGCGCTTGGCGCCGCTGAGGTTGGCCCCGTGGAGGTTGGCCTCGGTGAGGTCCGTCTCCCGCAGGTCCGCGCCGCCCAGGTGGGCGCCGCTGAGCTTGGCCTGGTTGAGGTTGGCCCGCATCAGGTTGGCGCCGCTCAGGTTGGTCCAGACCAGGTTGGCGCCGCTGAGGTTGGCGCCGCTGAGGTTGGCCCCGTCCATGGAGGCGTCGATGAGGTTGCAGAAGCGCAGGTCCGCGTTGGCCAGGTTCGTGCCGCTCAGGTTCGCGCCCGAGAGGTTGGCCCGGTCCAGGTAGGCGTCCTTGAGCACCGTCTCGCGCAGGTCGGCCCCGCACAGGTTGGCCCCGTCCAGGTTCGCGCCCTTCAGGTTGGTGCCCACCAGGGAGGTCTTCCGCAGGTCCACGCCGCGGAGGTCGGCCCACACCATGGAGGCGCCGGAGAGGTTCGCGTTGTGGAGGTTCGCCTCGTTGAGGTTGGCCTGGTAGAGGTCGGCGCCGGAGAGGTTGGCCCCGGCGAGGTTCGCGTTGCTCAGGTTGGTGCGGTACTCGCCCCAGGCCTCGGTGGGCAGGGAGGCCAGCTTGGCGCCTTCCAGGTTCGCGCGCTCGAAGTTGACGCCCATGAAGTTGGCGCCGCTGAAATCGCCCTCGCCCAGGTCCGCGTCGGCGAGGCTGGCGCCGCCAAAGGAGGCGCCGACGGCCTGGGCCCCGCGGAGGACGGCCCCCTGCAGGTTGATGCTGGAGAGCTTGGCCCCGTCCAGGACGCCGGCCGTGAGGTCCATGCCCTGGAGGTCGAAGCCGCTGAGGTCCACGCCGCTCAGGTTCACGCCCTTGAGGATGGCCTTGTCGAGCTGGGCGTCCTTCAGGTTGGCCCAGGAGAGGTTCGCCTGCGTGAGGTTGGCGCTGAGGATCACGCCCTGCAGATCCGTCGTGCCCAGGTTGGCCTGGGTGAGGTCGGCGCCGCAGAGGTTCGCGCTGCGGAGGTCGTCCCCGTGGAGGTCCGCGCCGGTCAGGTTCGCCCCGCCCAGCTGGGTCTCCTCCAGGTTGGCGCCCACCAGGACGGCACCGGAGAGGTTGGCGCCCTCGAAGTTGGCCGCGGCCAGGTCCGCCTTGGACAGGTCGGCCCGGCGCAGGTCGCGCTCGGCCAGGTTCACGCGGCGCAGCTTGGCGTCCACCAGCCGGGCCTCGGCCAGGACCGCGCCCTCCAGCATCGCCCCGCTGAGGGAGGCGCCGGTGAGGTCGGCGGCGGTGAGGTTCGCGCCCGTGAAGGTGATCTCGCGGAGGTCCGCGCCGTTCAGGTTCGCCCCGTGGACGTCCGCGCCGCTGAGCACGGCCTGGGCCAGGAGGGCCTGGGAGAGGTTCGCGCCCGCGAGGACGGCGCCTGTCAGGTTCGCGCCGGAGAGGTCGGCCCCGTGCAGGTCCGCGCCCTGGAGGACCGCGCCCTCCATCGTGGCGTGGCGGAGGACGGCGGCGCCGAGGTTGGCCCCGGTGAGGATGCCCTGGTTCAGGTTGATGCCGCGCAGGTTCGTGCCGCTGAGGTCCGCCCCGCTGAGGTTGGCCCCCGTCAGGTCGGGGATGTCGGCCTTGTCGTAGGCGAGGATGTCCAGGAAGCGCAGCACGGCGCCCGCGAGGTTCGAGCCGCTGAGGACGGCGCCCTTGAGGTTCGCGCGGCTCAGGTCGGCCTTGCCCAGGTCGGCGCTGCTGAGGTTGGCGAGGTGGAGGTCCGCGTCGGCGAAGCTGGCCCCGGAGGCGTTGGCCCGCACGAGGCTCGCGCCGCCCAGCACCGCGCCGCTGAGATCGGCGCCAACCAGGTTCGCGCCGTTGAGGCTCGCGCCCAGCAGGGTGGAGCGGGAGAGGTTCGCGCCCTCGAGGTTCGCGCCGTCCAGCACCGTCTGGCGGAGATCCGCGCCGCTGAGGTCGGCCCCGCGCAGGTCCTTCCCGCTGAGGTCGACCCCGCTGAAGTTCACGCCGGAGAGCACGGCGCCGGTGAGCACGGTCCCGCGCATGTTCGGGATCGTCGTGGCGTCGTACTGCGAGATGTCGAAGTAGCTCAGGTTGGCCTTCGCGAGGTTGGCCCCCGCGAGGTTCACGCCCTTGAGCTGGGCCCGGCTCAGGTTGGCGCCCTCGAGGTCCGCCTCGTCCAGGTTCGCCAGCCGCAGGTCCGCCCCGGCCAGGTCCGCGCCCCGGAGCAGGGCCCGGTTGAGCACCGTTCCGGCCAGGTTCGCCTCGGCCAGGTTGGCCCCCGACAGGTCGAACCCCCGCAGGTCGAGGCCGCTGAGGTCCGTGCGCTGGAAGCTCTTCCCTGACTTCAGGATGAAGACCACTTCCTTACGTGTCAGCTCGCTCATGGGACTTCCTTTTCAACCGGGTGGAATGGCGTGGAGAATGGCAGCAGATCTGGACCGGCGCCGCGGCGGCCGAAGGGCACAGGACGATTGTCGCCCAACCGGCCCCGCGCGGGGGATGCGATTTCAAGCGGCCCGGACCAAGGCAAATACCAAAGGGGGCTTGGCTTTGATCCGGATTTGATGGTGTTTCCAGTCTACTCTTGGCACTCCAGGCCGGGCAACAGGATTCCACAAGCGTTCCAAGGGTTTCAGGCCCCCCCGGACCCGCCCGGGAAGCCCCCCTTCCCGGCCCCTCCCGATCCCCTCCTTGGCGCCGCCCGCGATTTTCAGTGGATTTTCCGAACCGATTTGGTAGACTGAAAGACCACCGCGGTCCCGTAGCTCAGCTGGATAGAGCATCAGACTACGAATCTGAGGGTCGGGCGTTCGAGTCGCTCCGGGACCACCAATCAATACAACACTTAGGCCCTTCACCAATGAAGGGCCTTTTTGTTGCGTCCTGCATGGTGCCTGCATCCGGTCGGGTAGGCATGAGAAGGGCCTCCCTGGTAGGAGGCCCGGTGTTCTGGCACTGCGTGGAATTGGTATCTCCCGGTCGCAGTGGCCCCCTTCTCGGGGGACTTAAGCCCGATGCCGAAGCAGAGCGGAGACACCCTAACGATACATCCGGGTGTCAAGTCGGTCAAGAAAGGATGCCCAACCCATGCTGAATACAGATGCGGATTTTTTCTAGGTCATCTTCTCCTATGATGCGCGTGATAAAGGTTCTCCTCGAATACGGCTCTCGTTTGTGGGGAAGGTCCAGGCGCTCATACGAGACCGTGTAAAGGAGGTCGCCCTTCACCCAGCAGGTCGGGGAATCGAACGGGTAAGGGAGGGGCGGATCAAGGGTGAGGAGATGATGGTAGGGCTCCACCTTGCGCGGATCAGTCGTGCTGAGGGGAACTATCGTGCACAGTTTTTCTCGCCGACGGAACTTTGGGGAGACCACGATCGCAGGTCTCGGCTTCACCATTTCCGGGGCGATGAAACCCCTGAAATCACAGATCACGATGGTTCCAGGCTTCGGGTCGAACGGTAAGGCCATGGCTCCATTCCTTTGTGACCCATGATACCGTTCCAACCCCCACCAGCATTGTCCATGTGGAACAGCCCTTGACGCCGGGGGGGGCCCTGCGCCTGGTCTTCCCCAAAATTGGAAACCAAACGAAGTGAGCCCATCCCCATTTTGGAACCAGCCGTAAAGTAAGCTTTTCGGCCTCTGGAAAGCCCGGCGCCGATCTGGTCGGCCTCTGGAGCATGGGTTGAAATCACAGTATAGCCTCACATAAAAGCCCGTCGCCGGAAGGCCCTTCGCCCTCATTGCGGAGCAACAACGGCCTGGGGACGGCGGCGTCAAGGGCGCTTTCTCCCTTGACGCCGCCGAGCCCGGGCCGATTCATCCTCAGCGAGGGCGAAGGGCTCCGCCTGCTCCGCGCCGCGAATTCCAGGGGCGTCAGGTAGCCGATGGAACTGTGCGGGCGATGCAGGTTGTAATCCTGGTGCCAGGCCGCAAGCTTCCCGTGGACTTCGCCCATGCTCCGAAAGATTTCCACGTTCAGGCACTCGGCTCGCAGGCGGCCGTTGAAGCTCTCGATGAAGGCGTTTTCCGTGGGCTTTCCAGGCCGGATGAAGGCCAGGTTGACCTTGTGGAGATCGGACCAGGCGTCCATGACTTTTCCTGCGAACTCCGCGCCATTGTCCACCGTAATGGACAAGGGCTTGCCGCGCTCACAGATGGCCAAGTCCAGTGCCTCCGCCACGTCCGAGCCCAGGAGGCGCGGCTTGGCGTGGAGCGCGATGCATTCCTTGGTGAACTGGTCCACGACGGTCAGGATGTTTTTCACCCCGCGGTTCTTCAGCTCGGTCACCCCCCGCAGCCAAAACTTGGCACCCTCCGTCTGCTCGATCCAGAGCCCCCGGACCTCTTTCCGGCCATCCCGGCGAACCCCCAGGGCCAGGTAGATGGCTTTGTTCTTTACGGTTCCCTCGTCGCGGATCCGCACCCGCAGGGCATCCATGAACACCAGGGGGTACACGTGGTCTTCAAGGGAGGGACCTCCCTCGCCAAGGTCTTCCGCGGCTGAACTCCGGCTCCTGGGCGGGATCCCTCACTTCTTCAGGAAATCCTTGGCCTTCATGTGCTTGTAGTTTCCAAGGAGGAGATTGACGCCCGGCTCGGAGGAATCCGTATCCAGGGTGTCCATGCCATGGTAGAACTTCCGGTTGTGGTATTTCAGCTGGGCTTCGCCCAGTTCCGGCAGGCTGCGCAGGACGGCGAACACCAGGTGGACCGCCGGTTCCTGGGTCTGGAACTGGACAACGCCCTTCCGGTCCAGGAACAGGTTGTCCTCCTGCTTGCTGAAAGCGCGGGAGTAGAACAAGGTCCTTCCCTTGAAGGTGATGTACGTGCCGTCGGTGGCGATCGGGCAGGTCACGCCGTTGCTGGTGACGTCGAAGGTGAAGGACTGGCCTTTCTTGAAGGCCTCCATCAGGCTGAGGAACTTGGGGTGCCTGAGGTAGGAGGCGCCGTAGTCCACCCGGCCCGGGAGCATCCTTCGCTCGCTTTCGGTCCAGCCGTACATGATATTGCTGTGCTTGATGGATTCGGTCATGTCCGGGGGACGTTCGCGCTTTTCCTTGACCTTCTTGGGGATCTTTCCGGGCGATTCGCTCATGGGTTTCCTGATGGGCCCATTTGGGCCATGGATCGATCATCGCATGGGTTCAAGGGGCCTCCAATCAAGCGCCACGATGCAGACGCATCGATGCACTTCGCGGAGAAGGCAGACCGTCTATCCGACAAATCCGCCTGAGTCATCCCCTGTCCGTGCTGAAAAGCTCTCGAAACCTCCAGGACGAAGGAATCGTGATTGACGAGGACGCTCCTTCCGCTTCCCTGGAATCCGGGCAGATGAAGGGACCTCTCGTTTCGGAAGGAGGTCTTGACCCGATGTCAGATCGGACATATTCTGATGGGTCCAGACAAGAAGACAAGGTTCTGCCTGGCTCAAAGGTGAGATCCCAACCCCTCCCTTCTCCCGAGAGGCGCGAAGGGAATCTTGCTGCGGCAACTCCAACAAGGCGTGCTTCTGGAGCTTCCCCACTCCAGACCCATGCCCTCCATTGGCACCCGGTGTCACGAGCTTCGGATCACCGACAGGGACAAGATCTGGCGAATCAGCTATCGCACTGAGCCCGATGCGATCGTGATTTTGGAGGTCTTCAAGAAGAAGGACCGGGCCACCCCTCAGCTTGTGACCGACGAGTGCAAAGCAAGGCTGGCGAGGTATCTCAAGGCGATCAAGTAGGAGAACGACATGGACAAGGCAAGGCGAGCGAAGTTGGAAGCTGCTGGCTGGGCCGTCGGTACTCCCACCGACTTCCTCAAGCTTTCCAGCGAAGACGAGGCCTTCATTGACATGAAGGTAGCGCTGGCCGCCACCCTGCGGAGGCTCCGCATGGAGCAGCACCTCACCCAGCTTGCTGCCGCCAATCGGCTCCAGTCCAGCCAGTCCCGCGTGGCCAAAATGGAACGGGCCGACAAAACCGTCACCGTCGACCTGCTGATTCGCTCCATCCTGAAACTGGGTGGGACTCGCGAAACGGTGGCGGCTGCCCTCCACCCTTAGGCTTCGGATCTCCCAAGGTCCCCCACCCTTCCCGTCCTGGCGAGGAGGCAGCGCCTACGGGGAAGCCTCCAAGGCGGTCTCCCACCTCGGAAGCAGGGGGTCGACAGTCGAGCGGGAACATGGATCCTCCCCCCGATGAGCTGCTGCGTCAGGGTCCATCAGAAACGCGCCACGCCCCCGTCGGTCAGGGGCTCGCCCCTCCGTGAGCGCAGGACCCCTTCCATCTTTCGGCACGTATGCTCCAGCGCCGGGCATCAGCGGCCATGGCCACCTCCAAGCCAGCGCGTGCCTGGGTTCGCCAGGTCAAGCACCACGGGCGGATGCCTCCTCCTGCCCCCCTCTGCCATTC
Encoded here:
- a CDS encoding bactofilin family protein → MFSNKKRPEPATAVHTLLGKGTLWKGEVVAGTNSLRIEGTIEGTITSEGEVTIAPTGLVKGTIVAKHLIVTGRVEGVFRIDECLEIHGTGIVEGEVELGSLVVDEGGTLQGNCTRRGVARASEATPEPVPAAPALAPVPAPATAPAAATPAPLPLPPPGPGRNLEPVLDRPFPPLNGTSGALDHGFAKGLEPKLGR
- a CDS encoding pentapeptide repeat-containing protein, coding for MSELTRKEVVFILKSGKSFQRTDLSGLDLRGFDLSGANLAEANLAGTVLNRALLRGADLAGADLRLANLDEADLEGANLSRAQLKGVNLAGANLAKANLSYFDISQYDATTIPNMRGTVLTGAVLSGVNFSGVDLSGKDLRGADLSGADLRQTVLDGANLEGANLSRSTLLGASLNGANLVGADLSGAVLGGASLVRANASGASFADADLHLANLSSADLGKADLSRANLKGAVLSGSNLAGAVLRFLDILAYDKADIPDLTGANLSGADLSGTNLRGINLNQGILTGANLGAAVLRHATMEGAVLQGADLHGADLSGANLTGAVLAGANLSQALLAQAVLSGADVHGANLNGADLREITFTGANLTAADLTGASLSGAMLEGAVLAEARLVDAKLRRVNLAERDLRRADLSKADLAAANFEGANLSGAVLVGANLEETQLGGANLTGADLHGDDLRSANLCGADLTQANLGTTDLQGVILSANLTQANLSWANLKDAQLDKAILKGVNLSGVDLSGFDLQGMDLTAGVLDGAKLSSINLQGAVLRGAQAVGASFGGASLADADLGEGDFSGANFMGVNFERANLEGAKLASLPTEAWGEYRTNLSNANLAGANLSGADLYQANLNEANLHNANLSGASMVWADLRGVDLRKTSLVGTNLKGANLDGANLCGADLRETVLKDAYLDRANLSGANLSGTNLANADLRFCNLIDASMDGANLSGANLSGANLVWTNLSGANLMRANLNQAKLSGAHLGGADLRETDLTEANLHGANLSGAKR
- a CDS encoding type II toxin-antitoxin system PemK/MazF family toxin; the encoded protein is MALPFDPKPGTIVICDFRGFIAPEMVKPRPAIVVSPKFRRREKLCTIVPLSTTDPRKVEPYHHLLTLDPPLPYPFDSPTCWVKGDLLYTVSYERLDLPHKREPYSRRTFITRIIGEDDLEKIRICIQHGLGILS
- a CDS encoding integrase core domain-containing protein, with translation MYPLVFMDALRVRIRDEGTVKNKAIYLALGVRRDGRKEVRGLWIEQTEGAKFWLRGVTELKNRGVKNILTVVDQFTKECIALHAKPRLLGSDVAEALDLAICERGKPLSITVDNGAEFAGKVMDAWSDLHKVNLAFIRPGKPTENAFIESFNGRLRAECLNVEIFRSMGEVHGKLAAWHQDYNLHRPHSSIGYLTPLEFAARSRRSPSPSLRMNRPGLGGVKGESALDAAVPRPLLLRNEGEGPSGDGLLCEAIL
- a CDS encoding type II toxin-antitoxin system RelE/ParE family toxin yields the protein MLRQLQQGVLLELPHSRPMPSIGTRCHELRITDRDKIWRISYRTEPDAIVILEVFKKKDRATPQLVTDECKARLARYLKAIK
- a CDS encoding XRE family transcriptional regulator; this encodes MDKARRAKLEAAGWAVGTPTDFLKLSSEDEAFIDMKVALAATLRRLRMEQHLTQLAAANRLQSSQSRVAKMERADKTVTVDLLIRSILKLGGTRETVAAALHP